In Hemitrygon akajei chromosome 9, sHemAka1.3, whole genome shotgun sequence, the following are encoded in one genomic region:
- the LOC140732731 gene encoding immunoglobulin lambda-1 light chain-like has protein sequence MSGRVGVILIICVAYSNAEITLNQEGSLSVQPRGTVKIGCKVSGASLGNSDIAWFQQKPDGAPRFLLYHDLNGESKGTGIPDRFSGRSQSSSNAAFLTISNVQLEDDADYYCGWWQSSALHFGGGTKLTVTGGKLTRPSITLLPPASKQINERQRATLVCLVNNFSPRSAVVSWEMDGNAVKAGVLTTRTVQNSDQTYSLSSYLTLTASEWNSHEEYTCGVTHQSLGSPLKRSIQKSGCA, from the exons ATGTCCGGGAGGGTGGGTGTCATCTTGATAATTTGCGTAGCCT ATTCAAATGCAGAGATCACATTAAATCAGGAGGGATCGCTGTCCGTTCAGCCGAGAGGAACTGTGAAGATCGGTTGTAAAGTGTCGGGCGCAAGCTTGGGAAATTCTGATATAGCATGGTTTCAACAGAAACCTGATGGTGCTCCCAGATTTCTCCTCTATCATGATCTCAACGGGGAATCAAAGGGTACTGGCATTCCCGATAGATTCTCTGGAAGGTCTCAGTCTTCGAGCAACGCCGCATTTTTAACTATTAGCAATGTTCAACTGGAGGACGACGCCGATTACTACTGTGGTTGGTGGCAATCAAGCGCGTTGCACTTCGGCGGAGGCACCAAGTTGACTGTAACAG GTGGAAAACTGACCCGTCCTTCGATTACTCTTCTTCCACCCGCGTCAAAACAGATCAATGAAAGACAGAGGGCGACTCTGGTGTGTCTGGTCAATAATTTTTCTCCCAGATCGGCGGTGGTTTCCTGGGAAATGGACGGCAATGCCGTGAAGGCTGGTGTCCTGACAACTCGAACCGTCCAGAATAGCGACCAGACCTACAGCCTCAGCAGTTACCTCACCCTGACCGCCTCGGAGTGGAACTCACACGAAGAGTACACTTGCGGGGTGACACACCAGTCTCTCGGGTCTCCACTGAAGCGAAGCATTCAGAAATCGGGCTGTGCGTAA